The sequence below is a genomic window from Bosea sp. F3-2.
GCTCGAAGCCGCCGAGATCGCGGTCTCGGCCGGCGAGCGCGTCTGCCTGGTCGGCCGCAACGGCTCGGGCAAGTCGACCCTGCTCAAGATTGCGGCGGGCCTCGTCGAGCCCGACCATGCCGAGCGCTTCGTCCAGCCCGGCGCGACCATCCGTTACCTGCCGCAGGAGCCGGACTTCACCGGCTTCGATACGGCACTCGCCTATGTCGAGGCAGGCTTGGGACCCGGCGACGACGCCTATCGCGCCCAATATCTGCTGACCGAGCTCGGTCTGACCGGGCGAGAGAACCCGGCCTCGATGTCGGGCGGCGAAGGGCGTCGGGCAGCGCTGGCGCGTGTGCTGGCGCCTGAGCCCGACATCCTGCTGCTCGACGAGCCGACCAACCATCTCGACCTGCCGGTGATCGAATGGCTGGAGCAGGAATTGAAGTCGCTGCGTTCGGCCATGGTGCTGATCAGCCACGACCGGCGCTTCCTGACCTCGTTGTCGCGCGCGACGATCTGGCTCGATCGCGGCGTCACGCGGCGGATGGAGAAGGGTTTTGGCGACTTCGAAGCCTGGCGCGACGAGGTGCTGGAGCAGGAGGAGCTGGAGCGCCACAAGCTCGATCGCAAGATCGCGCGGGAGGAGGACTGGCTGCGCTATGGCGTCAGCGCCCGGCGCACCCGCAACCAGCGCCGCCTCGGCGAACTCCACGCGCTACGCGAGCAACGCCGCACGGCCCGGGCCGCGACCGGCCAAGTCCGGCTTGAGGCTTCCGAGGCGCAGACCTCCGGCAAGCTCGTCATCGAGGCAGTCAACGTCGCCAAGGCCTATGGCACGAACATGATCGTCAAGAACCTGTCGCTCCGGGTGGCGCGCGGCGACCGGATCGGCATCGTCGGTCCGAACGGCGCCGGCAAGACGACGCTGATCAACCTGCTGACTGGCGCGCTCGCGTCCGACAGCGGTACGGTCAAGCTCGGCACGGCGCTGGAGATGGTGACGCTCGATCAGGGCCGCGAAAGCCTCGACCCGGCGACGCCGCTCGGCGATGCACTGACCGGCGGCGGCTCGGATCAGGTCATGGTCGGCGGCCAGCCGCGCCATGTCGTCTCCTATATGAAGGACTTCCTGTTCCAGCCGATCCAGCGCGGCACGCCGGTCGGCGCGCTCTCGGGCGGAGAGCGCGGGCGGCTGATGCTGGCCCGCGCCTTGGCGAAGCCGTCGAACCTGCTCGTGCTGGACGAGCCGACCAACGACCTCGATCTCGAAACGCTCGATCTGCTGCAGGAATTGTTGGCCGACTATCAGGGCACGGTGCTGCTGGTCAGCCATGACCGCGACTTCATCGACCGGGTCGTCTCGGCCGTGCTGATCTCGGATGGCGACGGCGTCTGGACCGAGTTTGCCGGCGGCTATTCCGACATGCTGGCTCAGCGCGGTCGTGGTGTCGGCGCGAAGCTACGTGTGGTGGAGAAGGCGCCAGCGGCGCCGAAGACTGCGAGCGCCCCCGTGCAGGCCGCGCCGGCGCCCAGGCGCAAGCTCTCCTTCAACGAGAAGCATGCGCTCGAAACGCTGCCGAAGAAGATCGAGGCGTTGCAGGCCGAGGCCGCGAAGCTCAACACCGCCGTGGCGGGCGATCTTTACACGCGCGATCCCAAGCTTTTCGCCAAGGCGACGGCGCGGCTGGAAGAGGTGTCGCGCGAGATCGGCGATGCCGAGGAGCGCTGGCTGGAGCTGGAGATGCTGCGGGAAGAGATTGGCGCCTGAACCTCGCCGTCATGCTCGGGCTTGACCCGAGCATCTCGGAAACCAGTGCCATCCCGTCACGAGATTCTCGGATAGGCGCTTCGCTTCGCCCGAGAATGACGGCGAGCCATTCGATTTCCGTATCCGCCTTAGCGCAAAAGCGCATTTACCGACTCGCTCAATCGTTTCAAACATCGTGGCAAGCGAGACCACGAGGAACGACCATGAGACTCAAAGGCAAGACGGCGCTGGTGACCGGCGCGGCGCAGGGCTTCGGTTTCGGCATCGCCGAGACCTTCGTGCGCGAAGGCGCGCGCGTTGCGGTGCTGGACATCAACGGCGACAAGGCCAAGGAAGCCGCGAAGGCGATCGGCCGCAAGGCCTTCGCCGTGACCTGCGATGTCGGCAAGGCCAAGAGCGTCGACAAGGCGGTCGAGAAGGTCATCGCCAAGTTCGGGCGGCTCGACATCGTCGTCAACAATGCCGGCACCACCCATCGCAACAAGCCGATGACCGAGGTGACCGAGGAAGAGTTCGACCGGATCTTCGCCGTCAATGTGAAGTCGATCTATCTGATGGCGCGGGCGACCGTGCCGCATTTCCGCGAACATGGCGGCGGCGTCATCCTCAACATCGGCTCGACGGCGGGCCTGCGTCCGCGTCCGGGCCTGACCTGGTACAATGGCTCGAAGGGCGCGGCGAACCTGATCTCGCAGTCGATGGCGGTCGAGCTCGCGCCGGACAAGATCCGCGTCAACGCCATCGCGCCGGTCGCCGGCGAGACGCCGTTGCTCGCCACCTTCATGGGCGAGGATACGCCCGAGCGGCGCAAGGCCTTCACCTCCACCATCCCGTGGGGCCGCTTCTCGACGCCGCAGGACATCGCCAATGCGGCGCTGTTCCTGTGCTCGGACGAGGCCGACATGGTGACGGGGTCGGTGCTGGCCGTCGACGGCGGACGCTGCGTTTGAGCTATAGCATCGGACCGAAAAGTGGAATCCGCCTTTCGGAAAAATCAGATGCAATAACAAATAGATAGATCACCGTTGCTGTGTCCGCTAGGACGCACGGCGATCTATGGGGCGCTACTTCTGGCCGCGCCGGCCGAACTCGGTTCGCTG
It includes:
- a CDS encoding ATP-binding cassette domain-containing protein; the protein is MAPLLHLRDVALTFGGQPLLEAAEIAVSAGERVCLVGRNGSGKSTLLKIAAGLVEPDHAERFVQPGATIRYLPQEPDFTGFDTALAYVEAGLGPGDDAYRAQYLLTELGLTGRENPASMSGGEGRRAALARVLAPEPDILLLDEPTNHLDLPVIEWLEQELKSLRSAMVLISHDRRFLTSLSRATIWLDRGVTRRMEKGFGDFEAWRDEVLEQEELERHKLDRKIAREEDWLRYGVSARRTRNQRRLGELHALREQRRTARAATGQVRLEASEAQTSGKLVIEAVNVAKAYGTNMIVKNLSLRVARGDRIGIVGPNGAGKTTLINLLTGALASDSGTVKLGTALEMVTLDQGRESLDPATPLGDALTGGGSDQVMVGGQPRHVVSYMKDFLFQPIQRGTPVGALSGGERGRLMLARALAKPSNLLVLDEPTNDLDLETLDLLQELLADYQGTVLLVSHDRDFIDRVVSAVLISDGDGVWTEFAGGYSDMLAQRGRGVGAKLRVVEKAPAAPKTASAPVQAAPAPRRKLSFNEKHALETLPKKIEALQAEAAKLNTAVAGDLYTRDPKLFAKATARLEEVSREIGDAEERWLELEMLREEIGA
- a CDS encoding SDR family oxidoreductase; this encodes MRLKGKTALVTGAAQGFGFGIAETFVREGARVAVLDINGDKAKEAAKAIGRKAFAVTCDVGKAKSVDKAVEKVIAKFGRLDIVVNNAGTTHRNKPMTEVTEEEFDRIFAVNVKSIYLMARATVPHFREHGGGVILNIGSTAGLRPRPGLTWYNGSKGAANLISQSMAVELAPDKIRVNAIAPVAGETPLLATFMGEDTPERRKAFTSTIPWGRFSTPQDIANAALFLCSDEADMVTGSVLAVDGGRCV